A section of the Falco biarmicus isolate bFalBia1 chromosome 3, bFalBia1.pri, whole genome shotgun sequence genome encodes:
- the POU3F1 gene encoding POU domain, class 3, transcription factor 1, with amino-acid sequence MAATAQYLPRSAALMHPDGDRLHQGTTYREVQKMMHHEYLQGLAPAAGHAVGLAHHQWLPSAGTDWGSGGGGGGAHLPPAEHAKGGPPGPREELSAAAAAFHHRSHLVHQPAAGGAAGGWAQGGAHHLPPMSPPSGQPLLYAQPYAGLNGMLGPPAPALHHGLRDPLGAEEAGAHELAASPPPLGPPEPSDEDAPSSDDLEQFAKQFKQRRIKLGFTQADVGLALGTLYGNVFSQTTICRFEALQLSFKNMCKLKPLLNKWLEETDSSTGSPTNLDKIAAQGRKRKKRTSIEVGVKGALENHFLKCPKPSAHEITSLADSLQLEKEVVRVWFCNRRQKEKRMTPAGVPHPPMEDVYAQADTSPLHHALPGAVQ; translated from the coding sequence ATGGCCGCCACCGCGCAGTACCTGCCGCGCAGCGCCGCGCTGATGCACCCCGACGGGGACCGGCTGCACCAGGGCACCACGTACCGCGAGGTGCAGAAGATGATGCACCACGAGTACCTGCAGGGGctggcccccgccgccgggcacGCCGTCGGGCTGGCGCACCACCAGTGGCTGCCCAGCGCCGGCACGGActggggcagcggcgggggcggcggcggcgcgcaCCTCCCGCCCGCCGAGCACGCCAAGGGCGGCCCGCCGGGGCCCCGCGAGGAGCTgtcggccgccgccgccgccttccACCACCGCTCGCACCTGGTGCACcagccggcggcgggcggcgcggcgggcggctgGGCGCAGGGCGGCGCGCACCACCTGCCGCCCATGTCGCCGCCGTCGGGGCAGCCGCTGCTCTACGCGCAGCCCTACGCCGGCCTCAACGGGATGCTGGGCCCGCCGGCGCCCGCGCTGCACCACGGGCTGCGCGACCCGCTGGGCGCCGAGGAGGCCGGTGCCCACGAGCTGGCGgcctcgccgccgccgctgggGCCGCCCGAGCCGTCGGACGAGGACGCGCCCAGCTCCGACGACCTGGAGCAGTTCGCCAAGCAGTTCAAGCAGCGGCGGATCAAGCTGGGCTTCACGCAGGCCGACGTGGGGCTGGCTCTGGGCACCCTCTACGGGAACGTCTTCTCGCAGACGACCATCTGCCGGTTCGAGGCGCTGCAGCTGAGCTTCAAGAACATGTGCAAGCTGAAGCCGCTGCTCAACAAGTGGCTGGAGGAGACGGACTCCAGCACGGGCAGCCCCACCAACCTGGACAAGATCGCGGCGCAGGGCCGGAAGCGCAAGAAGCGCACCTCCATCGAGGTGGGCGTCAAGGGCGCCCTGGAGAACCACTTCCTCAAGTGCCCCAAGCCCTCGGCGCACGAGATCACCTCCCTGGCGGactccctgcagctggagaaggaggtggTGCGGGTCTGGTTCTGCAACCGGCGGCAGAAGGAGAAGCGCATGACGCCGGCCGGGGTCCCGCATCCGCCCATGGAGGACGTTTACGCACAGGCGGACACGTCGCCGCTGCACCACGCGCTGCCCGGCGCCGTGCAGTGA